A single window of Cyanobacterium sp. Dongsha4 DNA harbors:
- a CDS encoding type I restriction endonuclease subunit R encodes MKYTTEDDIELFNLEILQSLGYNYLCGYDIQPEAINQERENFSDVVLLNRLENALSRINPDIPPYCRQQAIRELLNITSPDLISNNEKFHQYLTEGITVEYQKQGETRGEQLWLIDWQNPDNNEFLAVNQFTIIEDNHNRRPDIILFINGLPLVVIELKNPADAKADTYKAFNQLQTYKREIPSLFTYNALLVISDGITAKAGSLSADYNRFMEWKTNSRYLSEVEDTEALKIKENVPSHNTSQRENLSSNNSSPTEGDKIINQLQVLTEGMLNKHTLLDLIRHFTVFEATQNQDPKTDIVTIKKTKKIAAYHQYYAVNKALDSIIRASGMFSPNNSQTGKIASPNPSKIDNLTTPSQINRNLASDRKNETENITSNQEGDRRGGVVWHTQGSGKSLSMVFLAGKLVLCETLNNPTVLILTDRNDLDDQLFDTFASCRQLLRQSPQQADDRTKVQELLQVASGGIVFSTIQKFAPTDGESLYPQLSDRNNIIVLADEAHRSQYGFKAKQVDIKDETGKVIGKQTKYGFARYIRDALPHATFIGFTGTPIEQTDKNTKEVFGNYIDIYDIAQAVKDGATVPIYYESRLVHLELDELGRQLLEELEDDLQFEDLNATQKAKAKGTQLEALVGATKRVSAIAFDIVNHFQQRQKANRGKAMIVTMSRRIAVNLYAEIIKLLPDWHHPELTKGKIKVVMTANASDEENLVRHHTSKKDRQILAQRLKDADDELEMVIVCDMWLTGFDAPCLHTMYIDKPLKAHNLMQAIARINRVYFEKEGGLVVDYLGLASELKKALSFYAESGGKGQPTLDQEVALGFLLSKLEVVEQILHEFDYECYFTAETGEKLNILTKAINYVCSPDIKERFMREVTALSKAYSLAVPHPEALAKAELISFFQAIQASIYKLEPRDYGLSNSEMETAIRQVVDQALVSDTVVNILDQVGLKNPDISIISDEFIAEVRGMEHKNLAVELLEKLLKDEIHNRKRVNLVQSRKLTEMLEDALRRYHNHVITVRDVIEELLNISQDVTQADKRGEELGLEPYELAFYDALAQNQSAVEVMGVNELKALAIALTDKIKKNVSIDWNLKESVRARMKIMVKRLLRQYGYPPDMAKLATELVLEQAQVFTEAQVNG; translated from the coding sequence ATGAAATACACTACTGAAGATGACATCGAACTGTTTAACCTAGAAATCTTACAAAGTCTAGGCTATAACTACCTCTGCGGTTATGACATCCAACCAGAAGCCATTAACCAAGAGCGAGAAAACTTCAGTGACGTAGTGCTACTTAACCGCCTAGAAAACGCCCTCAGTCGTATTAACCCAGATATTCCCCCCTACTGCCGACAACAGGCGATAAGAGAATTATTGAATATCACCAGCCCAGACTTAATCAGTAACAACGAGAAATTCCATCAATACTTAACTGAAGGTATAACCGTTGAATATCAAAAACAAGGCGAAACCAGAGGCGAACAACTGTGGCTCATTGATTGGCAAAACCCAGACAATAACGAGTTTTTAGCCGTTAACCAATTTACCATTATTGAAGATAACCATAACCGCCGCCCTGATATTATCCTGTTTATAAATGGCTTACCCTTAGTAGTAATTGAACTGAAAAACCCCGCCGATGCCAAAGCCGACACTTACAAAGCCTTTAACCAACTCCAAACCTATAAACGGGAAATACCAAGCCTCTTTACCTATAACGCCCTCCTAGTCATCTCCGATGGTATTACTGCCAAAGCAGGTTCACTATCAGCAGACTATAACCGCTTCATGGAATGGAAAACCAACAGCCGATACCTGAGCGAAGTCGAAGACACAGAGGCATTGAAGATTAAGGAAAATGTACCTTCCCATAACACCTCCCAAAGAGAAAATTTATCTTCTAATAACTCCTCCCCAACGGAGGGAGATAAGATAATTAATCAATTACAAGTATTAACCGAGGGAATGCTGAATAAACATACCCTTTTAGACCTAATCCGTCACTTTACCGTCTTTGAAGCCACCCAAAACCAAGATCCTAAAACCGATATAGTCACCATCAAAAAAACTAAGAAAATCGCCGCCTACCATCAATATTACGCCGTTAATAAAGCCCTAGACAGCATTATTCGTGCCTCTGGTATGTTCTCTCCTAATAACTCCCAGACAGGCAAAATAGCCTCTCCTAACCCCTCTAAAATAGATAATTTAACCACCCCCTCTCAAATCAACAGAAATCTTGCCAGTGATAGAAAAAATGAAACAGAAAACATCACCTCTAATCAAGAAGGAGATAGAAGAGGGGGAGTCGTCTGGCATACCCAAGGAAGCGGAAAATCCCTGTCAATGGTATTTTTAGCAGGTAAATTAGTTCTTTGTGAAACCCTCAACAATCCTACCGTACTCATCCTAACAGACCGTAACGATTTGGATGACCAACTATTTGACACCTTCGCCAGTTGCCGTCAACTACTGCGCCAAAGCCCCCAACAAGCAGACGATCGCACCAAAGTGCAAGAACTATTACAAGTCGCCTCTGGGGGAATAGTATTTTCTACTATTCAAAAATTCGCCCCTACCGATGGTGAAAGCCTTTATCCTCAACTGTCAGACCGTAATAATATCATTGTCTTAGCCGATGAAGCCCACCGTAGCCAATACGGCTTTAAAGCCAAACAGGTTGATATTAAAGATGAGACAGGCAAAGTAATTGGGAAACAAACTAAATACGGCTTTGCCCGTTATATCCGAGATGCCTTACCCCATGCCACCTTTATTGGTTTTACAGGCACACCCATTGAACAAACAGATAAAAATACTAAAGAAGTTTTCGGTAACTATATTGATATTTATGATATAGCCCAAGCAGTCAAAGACGGTGCTACTGTTCCCATTTACTATGAAAGTAGGCTAGTTCATTTAGAATTGGACGAATTAGGCAGACAACTGCTAGAAGAATTAGAGGATGATTTACAGTTTGAAGACTTAAACGCTACCCAAAAAGCCAAAGCTAAAGGCACTCAATTAGAGGCATTAGTAGGGGCAACAAAACGGGTGAGCGCGATCGCCTTCGACATAGTTAACCACTTTCAACAAAGACAAAAGGCTAATCGTGGTAAGGCAATGATAGTCACCATGAGTCGCCGTATTGCGGTTAACCTCTACGCAGAAATAATTAAACTGCTTCCCGACTGGCATCACCCAGAATTAACCAAAGGCAAAATTAAAGTGGTGATGACAGCTAACGCCTCCGATGAGGAAAATCTAGTCCGACACCACACCAGTAAAAAAGACCGTCAAATCCTCGCCCAACGCCTCAAAGATGCCGATGATGAACTAGAAATGGTCATTGTCTGTGATATGTGGTTAACAGGATTTGATGCTCCCTGTCTCCATACCATGTACATTGATAAACCCCTCAAAGCCCATAACCTCATGCAAGCGATCGCCCGCATCAACCGAGTGTATTTTGAGAAGGAAGGGGGGTTAGTAGTGGACTACTTAGGGTTAGCCAGTGAACTAAAAAAAGCCCTGAGTTTTTACGCTGAAAGTGGCGGTAAAGGACAACCTACCTTAGATCAAGAAGTGGCTTTAGGCTTCTTACTCAGCAAATTAGAAGTAGTGGAACAAATACTCCATGAGTTTGACTATGAATGTTACTTTACTGCGGAGACGGGGGAAAAACTAAATATCCTCACCAAAGCTATTAATTACGTTTGTAGCCCTGATATTAAGGAAAGATTTATGAGGGAAGTAACGGCACTATCCAAAGCCTATTCCTTAGCTGTACCCCATCCAGAGGCATTAGCCAAAGCCGAATTAATCTCCTTCTTCCAAGCCATCCAAGCCAGTATTTACAAACTAGAACCACGAGACTACGGGTTAAGTAATAGTGAAATGGAAACCGCCATACGTCAGGTAGTGGATCAGGCGTTGGTATCGGATACAGTGGTAAATATTTTAGACCAAGTAGGTCTCAAAAACCCTGATATTTCCATCATCTCCGATGAATTTATTGCCGAAGTGCGAGGCATGGAACACAAAAACCTTGCGGTGGAATTACTAGAAAAACTCCTCAAAGACGAAATCCATAACCGCAAACGAGTTAACCTAGTCCAAAGTCGGAAACTAACAGAAATGTTAGAGGATGCCCTCCGCCGTTATCATAACCATGTCATTACCGTCAGAGATGTGATAGAAGAATTACTGAATATCTCCCAAGATGTCACCCAAGCCGATAAAAGGGGAGAGGAATTGGGCTTAGAACCTTATGAGTTAGCCTTTTACGATGCCTTAGCTCAAAATCAAAGTGCAGTGGAGGTAATGGGCGTAAATGAACTCAAAGCGTTGGCGATCGCACTTACGGATAAAATCAAGAAAAATGTGTCTATTGACTGGAACTTAAAAGAAAGCGTGAGGGCAAGAATGAAAATAATGGTGAAGA
- a CDS encoding FitA-like ribbon-helix-helix domain-containing protein, which translates to MTNIILEKLEPQLKERLQQRATQNGRTIEAEITAILSIALQTESDTNSTQDLATSIAQRFASLGEFDIPEIPREAIREAPTF; encoded by the coding sequence ATGACAAACATCATCCTAGAAAAACTTGAACCCCAACTAAAAGAACGTTTACAACAACGTGCCACTCAAAATGGACGCACCATTGAAGCAGAAATTACCGCTATTCTCTCTATCGCTTTACAAACTGAATCTGACACTAATTCCACCCAAGACTTAGCCACCTCGATCGCCCAACGCTTTGCATCTCTGGGAGAATTTGACATCCCCGAAATACCTAGAGAAGCCATTAGAGAAGCTCCTACCTTTTAG
- a CDS encoding PIN domain-containing protein — protein sequence MIRVVIDTNIFVSALLFENSLPFQVVKLAEKTGIILLIVINN from the coding sequence ATGATTAGAGTTGTTATAGATACGAATATATTTGTTAGTGCTTTATTGTTTGAAAATTCGTTACCTTTTCAAGTGGTTAAGTTAGCAGAAAAAACGGGAATTATTTTATTAATAGTTATCAATAATTAA
- a CDS encoding DUF4926 domain-containing protein — MIELYQRVFLNQNFPEYNLRKGDIATFIDTVPHPEGGEEGYVLEIFNALGESIDEVIVPKSAVNPLEENQILTVRSLVKV; from the coding sequence ATGATTGAACTATATCAAAGAGTTTTCCTTAATCAAAACTTCCCCGAATATAACTTGAGAAAAGGAGATATAGCCACCTTTATTGATACCGTGCCTCATCCCGAAGGCGGAGAAGAAGGCTATGTTTTAGAAATATTTAACGCCCTTGGAGAATCAATAGATGAAGTGATAGTGCCTAAAAGTGCCGTTAATCCCCTAGAAGAAAACCAAATTCTCACTGTGCGCTCTTTAGTTAAAGTTTAA